The genomic region AAATACATATTGTAAAACAGCATCAGGATGTTTCCAAATACAGAGGTGTAGTTACATATGTGTATATccagacatacacacacagtaaATACTTTAGAAGATTAACATGTTACAGACAGTCAAACTGAATCTGAACTGAATTTCAAGAACTGCTGCAAAATACAGCATGCTTAAAATGTAACATAGCTGAGTCCCTTTAGGCTCAATACACTGGCATCTCTCTTCAAAATCCTTTGAAATTAGTGGgagtaattggatggaagctTCCACAGCTCCAGTTCATTTCTGCACTGGAGATGTTGCACAAATGTACTGCAGAAGTCATGAAGAATGAGCCCAAACACTTCTGGACATTTAACTTCTTAGCACAGATCCATCCATAAGAACTTCATAAATAACTGCTTATAGATCCTCAGTAGAAAGGGAACTGATTAAAGAGTCACTGTGCTCAGTTGGAATTTCATGCAGCACACTGTGATAGTCCGAACTGTTAATGGTGCTTCTGGTTCGACTGCTTTCTGCATTCAATGGATTTCTTGCCACTGGAGCATCTGTGCTCACCACACTTCCAGTCCTTGATCGATAAGGAGGGAGATCTATTTGATTCTGAGATTCTGATTCTGAGGAGTATGGAGGTGGAGGAAGATCGAACCATGGAGGTCTGCTGCAACATATAAATAAGATAACATGTCACTCAGTACACAAACAGAAACTGGTACTTGGACATACTGCAGTTACCCAAAAAGAAGATGATCCTGAATATAAGATGACCTCcataaaaatgttatacacaaaaTTACTGTATGTAACTataacttgtatgtgaatgtaagatgacccccctccttttttcctgACAGCACACTTGGGGAAAAGCTATGATATTCCTTTTGGGTAAACACAGAACAAGTTTCTAAATTTAAAGTAACCAAGGGTACACACAAACATTCTTTACTAGAATGACAGAGCCACTGTAGTAAGCCTTTGAGCACCAGCGCTGAGAGAACACCAGGAGGAGGACTTGGCCTCTGTACCCTGATCTTGGCCCTCtatggcaactggttggccagtgtgtgagAAAGGAAGCTGGACTGGAGGAACACTGGTCTGATGCAGCTGGGCACCTTTTTTATTCTGTGTtgtgtataaacaaacaaaccaccagTCCAGAATCAACCCTAAAGAAAAGCGGTTTtctcattttgcagcagaaacCAGCTCTGCATAGGGCAACTTGCCTCAAGCATGGGTGAAGTAGCAAGACAGAAATCTGATAAATCTGACCAAACTGATCTCTCTGTTAAATATATTGTGAAGACAGGAGGAAGATGGTCTGACTCTGTGGAAGAACGACTGAGTGAATCCTGTTCAAAGATAAGGTTGTACCAGCTTTTAACATgcttgggatttccagggcaagatATATTTAAGATCTTGGCCTAAAATATGAAAAGGTTAAGTTAACTGCACATTTTACAGAAGCTGATACCGGGCTACAGAATCGTTCAGGATGCAAGTTATTCTTCTTAGCCTCTGAACAGCAGTGATGAAAAACTGGACTGCTGGACTGACTCCAAGGCATGCTGGAAATCTGTCAGCATTACAAAAGCTGCTGTCTGCTGCTGTCTCATCTCCACAATCGCAACTGAAAGCAATGTCGGTTTTCATAACAAAGACAAATTAGTGAATTGCCTTCTTGTTTCTAAACACTGCAGTTGTAGCTATGTAGCTGTTACAACTTGTTGTACAGGAACTGGGAAGGCGCAGGAATAGGAAAGTAATATTTTTATTGGACCCATGACTGATAAATGGACATGTGATCACGTTCCAAGTGCCAATTGTAAAATCTGAGAAAGTTGGTTTCATTCTAGCATGAATACATGAAGTCACTAATTAACCATTACCCACAACCACTAGAAATCCCACAGGCCTATACATTTTTATATTGCAAAATAAATGACCTTGTTTATTAATCAGCTGCAGTGAATTCAGACATCTTCTCTAGGGTAACATGGGTTGAAATGTGCATGCTTGGTTGCAGGGAAATGTAGCTTTCTTTCCCTCAATTGGAGACTGTGAGCGCTGTGTAGTGTGTGCTTTTGCAAATGTCATGGGTACATATTGGACTGGCAGTGATGCCATGAATGGCAAATGGCAGCTCTTTATCCCCATACTCacgtgtgtgattttttttcaagtttaTTCTTCGATTTTTACTCCATTAAAGACTGAGCCCTCCCAAGATTGCTCTCCTTGCCTGCCTTCTTGACAACAGAGTGTCAAGACTTTATACTTTGCTTGTTGTTGTCTAGAGCTTTTTGAATTCTTTAAAGAATTCACACTTTTTCTATTGAGTATTAAGAGTATatatcttcatttttaaaaaccccataAAATAAAATTGCAGTAACATCACTGCCATTTTCCAATCTGTGGGGAAAGATCACATTATTAAAGTTGACATGGACTACTGTGAATATAACACTATTCACCTGGAAAGGCACCTAACTTAATTACAATTAATATTAATAAGTGAACCCCCTAAATATTAGACTTTCAGCTCCATTGTATATTTCCATAGAGACAAGGCAGTTTTTCAAATACACTTCAAACTGCCATAAATAACACCATAAAAGAAGTGACAACTTGTATTCCAATGGCAATAGTTATAATGCACCACAGTTGTGGCAGCTAGTTTATTTGGACAGTATTGGGATACATGGCACTTGCACATACCTTTGGTCTAGCACAGCTTCTGAATAAGATGGTGGAGAGTCTAGATCTGGTGGCCTCGGGTAGGCTTGGTTGGACATGTACTGAACCCCATTGTTGACATTATAGGTTACATTGCAGTGATGAGGATGATCAAGGACAACTAGCCGGGATAGAAGGACAGGGTGCTGCAGTCGGTGCACAGGCAATGTCATGAGGTTGTTGCGTTTTCGCTGGTGGTGCAACACCAAGGCAAGCAGGGCCACTACCAGCACAAATATGGCAGAGCTACCAATTATTGCATAGGTAATACTGGGATAGTAGAGCAGCTGAGGTTCTGTGGTCACATAATCCTGGTCACTACCAGATTCTGCAAAGCATAGAAAAAGATAAAAGGAAGGTAAGTCTCCTCAGAAG from Eublepharis macularius isolate TG4126 chromosome 2, MPM_Emac_v1.0, whole genome shotgun sequence harbors:
- the LDLRAD3 gene encoding low-density lipoprotein receptor class A domain-containing protein 3 isoform X2; the encoded protein is MWLLWLLLGSAESQLLPWNNFTNECNIPGNFMCSNGRCIPGAWQCDGLPDCFDESDEKECPKAKSKCGSTFFPCASGIHCIIGRFRCNGFEDCPDGSDEENCTANPLLCSTARFHCRNGLCIDKSFVCDNQNNCQDNSDEESCENLQESGSDQDYVTTEPQLLYYPSITYAIIGSSAIFVLVVALLALVLHHQRKRNNLMTLPVHRLQHPVLLSRLVVLDHPHHCNVTYNVNNGVQYMSNQAYPRPPDLDSPPSYSEAVLDQRPPWFDLPPPPYSSESESQNQIDLPPYRSRTGSVVSTDAPVARNPLNAESSRTRSTINSSDYHSVLHEIPTEHSDSLISSLSTEDL
- the LDLRAD3 gene encoding low-density lipoprotein receptor class A domain-containing protein 3 isoform X1, which gives rise to MWLLWLLLGSAESQLLPWNNFTNECNIPGNFMCSNGRCIPGAWQCDGLPDCFDESDEKECPKAKSKCGSTFFPCASGIHCIIGRFRCNGFEDCPDGSDEENCTANPLLCSTARFHCRNGLCIDKSFVCDNQNNCQDNSDEESCENLQESGSDQDYVTTEPQLLYYPSITYAIIGSSAIFVLVVALLALVLHHQRKRNNLMTLPVHRLQHPVLLSRLVVLDHPHHCNVTYNVNNGVQYMSNQAYPRPPDLDSPPSYSEAVLDQSRPPWFDLPPPPYSSESESQNQIDLPPYRSRTGSVVSTDAPVARNPLNAESSRTRSTINSSDYHSVLHEIPTEHSDSLISSLSTEDL
- the LDLRAD3 gene encoding low-density lipoprotein receptor class A domain-containing protein 3 isoform X5, which translates into the protein MCSNGRCIPGAWQCDGLPDCFDESDEKECPKAKSKCGSTFFPCASGIHCIIGRFRCNGFEDCPDGSDEENCTANPLLCSTARFHCRNGLCIDKSFVCDNQNNCQDNSDEESCENLQESGSDQDYVTTEPQLLYYPSITYAIIGSSAIFVLVVALLALVLHHQRKRNNLMTLPVHRLQHPVLLSRLVVLDHPHHCNVTYNVNNGVQYMSNQAYPRPPDLDSPPSYSEAVLDQSRPPWFDLPPPPYSSESESQNQIDLPPYRSRTGSVVSTDAPVARNPLNAESSRTRSTINSSDYHSVLHEIPTEHSDSLISSLSTEDL
- the LDLRAD3 gene encoding low-density lipoprotein receptor class A domain-containing protein 3 isoform X4 — its product is MWLLWLLLGSAESQLLPWNNFTNECNIPGNFMCSNGRCIPGAWQCDGLPDCFDESDEKECPKAKSKCGSTFFPCASGIHCIIGRFRCNGFEDCPDGSDEENCTNPLLCSTARFHCRNGLCIDKSFVCDNQNNCQDNSDEESCENLQESGSDQDYVTTEPQLLYYPSITYAIIGSSAIFVLVVALLALVLHHQRKRNNLMTLPVHRLQHPVLLSRLVVLDHPHHCNVTYNVNNGVQYMSNQAYPRPPDLDSPPSYSEAVLDQRPPWFDLPPPPYSSESESQNQIDLPPYRSRTGSVVSTDAPVARNPLNAESSRTRSTINSSDYHSVLHEIPTEHSDSLISSLSTEDL
- the LDLRAD3 gene encoding low-density lipoprotein receptor class A domain-containing protein 3 isoform X3; protein product: MWLLWLLLGSAESQLLPWNNFTNECNIPGNFMCSNGRCIPGAWQCDGLPDCFDESDEKECPKAKSKCGSTFFPCASGIHCIIGRFRCNGFEDCPDGSDEENCTNPLLCSTARFHCRNGLCIDKSFVCDNQNNCQDNSDEESCENLQESGSDQDYVTTEPQLLYYPSITYAIIGSSAIFVLVVALLALVLHHQRKRNNLMTLPVHRLQHPVLLSRLVVLDHPHHCNVTYNVNNGVQYMSNQAYPRPPDLDSPPSYSEAVLDQSRPPWFDLPPPPYSSESESQNQIDLPPYRSRTGSVVSTDAPVARNPLNAESSRTRSTINSSDYHSVLHEIPTEHSDSLISSLSTEDL